GAATTGCCCTATGCATTTGATGATATACAAAACAAAACTTCATTCTTATAGGGAACTTCCGGTAAGATATGCAGAACTTGGCACGGTTTATAGATTTGAAAAATCAGGTGTTTTGCACGGGCTTTTGAGAGTCAGGGGATTTACTCAAGATGACGGACATATTATTGTTGCTCCGGAACAGCTTGAAGAAGAAATGCTCGGAGTTTTTAATATGGCGGTAAACTGTCTTAAAACTTTTGGATTTAACGAATATAAAATTTATTTTGCCACAAGACCCGAAAAAAAATATGTAGGTGAAATAGAATATTGGGAAAAAGCACAAAATTCCATTGAAAATGCTTTGAAAAAAACAGGCTGCGTCTATGAAATTGACGAGGGTGGAGGGGCTTTTTACGGACCTAAAATCGATATAAAGATAAAAGACGTTATAGGACGGCTCTGGCAGTGTTCGACGCTACAATTCGATTTCAATCTTCCTGAAAGGTTTGATATTTTTTATGTTAACTCGTCGGGTAAAAAAGCAAGACCTTATATAATTCACAGAGCATTGTTGGGATCTTTGGAAAGATTTATAGGCGTTCTTTTGGAACATTATGCCGGTGCTCTTCCGCTTTGGCTTTCTCCTATTCAAGTTGCGGTGGCAAATATTAATGAGGAACAGCGTGGGTTCTGCGAAGGATTGTCGCAGGAATTAAAAAAGAACAATATAAGAGTTATTTTCGATGGTAGGAATGAAAAGATAGGGCGTAAAATAAGAGAAAACGCAATGCAGAAAATTCCTTATATAGCAGTTATCGGAAATAAGGAAAAAGATGCGTGTGCAGTTGCCGTAAGAGCAAGAGGCAATAGAGATTTGGGTGTTATGAGTGTTGACAATTTTATTTCTTTTGTAAAAGAGGAAAGCGTTTGCACAAGTGGATTGTAAATCTTTCTTTGTGTATATATAAAAATGACATATTGAAACATATAGACAAAATAAAAATAAATTCTTTTCTTGAGATGAAATCATCTAAAAAGGAAATTGACGGCATTTTGGAAAAAAACAAAACAGCTTAAGAGACTCAACGCGGAAGAATTTGCAAAACTTTTATCTGTGACCAATTCTTCTTAAAAAAATTTACAATGCTGCTTCCTATGTAAAAAAATACTGTGTGTGACAGGCGTATCGTTTGGTGTTTATGCCTCCTCTTTAC
This genomic interval from Candidatus Endomicrobiellum trichonymphae contains the following:
- the thrS gene encoding threonine--tRNA ligase, which codes for MLTQRKKKDFEYKKYCIIEQMEKQKSLDILRHSTAHIMAAAVMELFPGTKVAIGPSIEDGFYYDFDREQAFTPGDLIRIEEKMAEIIKADYPFICSYVPKGEAVKEFREKGEKYKAEIASQIEDDKVSMYRSGNFTDLCRGPHINSTGELKYFKLLSIAGAYWRGDSSREQLQRIYGTAFLTKKDIDDYLTGIEEAHKRDHRKLGEDLDLFSIDETVGGGLVLWHPKGALLKDIIENYWKKFHLENGYDLLFTPHIASEELFKVSGHLQTYSENMYASMEIEGKPYRIKPMNCPMHLMIYKTKLHSYRELPVRYAELGTVYRFEKSGVLHGLLRVRGFTQDDGHIIVAPEQLEEEMLGVFNMAVNCLKTFGFNEYKIYFATRPEKKYVGEIEYWEKAQNSIENALKKTGCVYEIDEGGGAFYGPKIDIKIKDVIGRLWQCSTLQFDFNLPERFDIFYVNSSGKKARPYIIHRALLGSLERFIGVLLEHYAGALPLWLSPIQVAVANINEEQRGFCEGLSQELKKNNIRVIFDGRNEKIGRKIRENAMQKIPYIAVIGNKEKDACAVAVRARGNRDLGVMSVDNFISFVKEESVCTSGL